A genomic segment from Rickettsiella endosymbiont of Miltochrista miniata encodes:
- a CDS encoding YqgE/AlgH family protein, whose protein sequence is MINEQILVEKGLMIQTTHYFTNYFLVAMPVLTDAYFNRSVVYICEHTEKGAVGIVINQPLQSLRVNLSEILQDIRNSKSEESAKDIAGTDFPILCGGPVHPERGFVIHAPAGEWQSSLKMSCEISVTTSKDILLAIAKQQGPDKFIFSLGYANWIAGQMEEEIVNNFWLTLPASPNILFDIPFEQRWSKAMNHLGVDVTKLAYMGGHA, encoded by the coding sequence ATGATTAACGAGCAGATTTTAGTCGAGAAGGGTTTAATGATACAGACGACACATTATTTTACAAATTACTTTTTAGTGGCTATGCCCGTTTTAACGGATGCTTATTTTAATCGTTCGGTGGTGTATATTTGCGAGCATACGGAAAAAGGAGCAGTGGGTATTGTTATTAATCAACCCTTACAATCTTTGCGTGTTAATCTTTCAGAAATATTACAAGACATCAGGAATAGCAAGTCAGAGGAGTCAGCTAAAGACATTGCCGGGACAGATTTTCCGATATTATGTGGAGGACCTGTTCATCCCGAGCGTGGTTTTGTGATACATGCACCTGCGGGTGAATGGCAATCTAGTCTTAAAATGAGCTGTGAAATTTCCGTAACTACCTCTAAGGATATTTTACTCGCGATTGCGAAACAGCAGGGGCCTGATAAGTTTATTTTCTCATTAGGCTATGCAAATTGGATAGCCGGTCAAATGGAAGAAGAAATTGTTAATAATTTTTGGTTAACTTTGCCTGCGAGTCCTAATATATTGTTTGATATTCCTTTCGAGCAACGGTGGTCAAAAGCGATGAATCACTTAGGCGTGGATGTCACTAAATTAGCTTATATGGGTGGTCATGCCTGA
- the ispF gene encoding 2-C-methyl-D-erythritol 2,4-cyclodiphosphate synthase: MSINFRVGHGYDVHAFETGDYITLGGVNIPYRMGLKAHSDGDVVIHALVDALLGACALGDIGQHFPDTDERWKNKDSRVFLRTTVQMLDEKNCSINNVDITIIAEAPKLKDYLAAMRINLAQDMKIDLDQINLKATTTEKLGFIGRQEGIAATAITLLQTR; this comes from the coding sequence ATGAGCATTAATTTTCGAGTAGGTCATGGTTACGATGTACATGCTTTTGAAACAGGAGACTATATAACGTTGGGAGGGGTCAACATCCCTTATCGAATGGGACTTAAAGCCCACTCAGATGGTGATGTCGTCATTCATGCTCTAGTGGATGCCTTATTAGGGGCCTGTGCTTTGGGTGATATAGGTCAACATTTTCCTGATACTGATGAGCGCTGGAAGAATAAAGATAGTCGAGTGTTCCTACGAACAACTGTCCAAATGTTGGATGAAAAAAATTGCTCTATTAATAATGTAGATATTACGATCATCGCAGAAGCACCCAAGCTTAAAGATTATTTAGCAGCAATGCGAATTAATTTAGCACAGGACATGAAAATCGATCTGGATCAGATCAATCTAAAAGCAACTACCACAGAAAAATTGGGTTTTATTGGACGCCAGGAAGGAATCGCAGCAACTGCGATCACTCTTCTTCAAACCAGATAA
- a CDS encoding MFS transporter, producing the protein MYNNEAIMSQDVPQSLTTKKQLFLASVICILAAMFYMYEYTLQVSPAVMTNELMRDLGLNAASLGTMAAFYYYSYTPMQLPAGLLFDRFGPRRLITLAILICALGAFFFGITPNTVMASFGRFLMGIGSSFSFIGALLLVSRWFPPQYFALLTGLVQLMSSVGAIAGQVPLVTAINHWGWRSTIISLAIVGCLLALLVWTVVRDSPEAVSKGHKFQSPPKKSELKRLQQVCSNKQTWLIALYSFSIWAPITAFAALWGIPFLVASYGLTTESASEASAMIWLGIGLGSPLAGWFSDKISSRSKPLSFSALLGIISLTIVIYCPPLPLPWLYLILFVFGLAASGQSLAFGVVKDNNTSCVVGTAIGFNNMAVVAGGALFQPLIGILLYVNWGGIMHNGTPFYGIVDYQKALFVLPLCYIIAFFVSHFLLRETYCKPQYSNETASAI; encoded by the coding sequence ATGTACAATAATGAAGCAATAATGTCACAAGATGTGCCACAATCTTTAACCACTAAGAAACAATTATTCCTCGCTTCTGTTATTTGTATACTTGCTGCCATGTTCTATATGTACGAGTATACTTTGCAAGTATCTCCCGCGGTTATGACCAATGAATTAATGCGTGACTTAGGTCTTAATGCGGCGAGCTTAGGTACTATGGCAGCTTTTTACTACTATTCTTATACGCCCATGCAATTACCTGCCGGTCTACTCTTTGATCGGTTTGGTCCGCGCCGTTTAATAACCTTAGCTATTTTAATATGCGCTCTAGGAGCATTCTTTTTCGGTATTACGCCAAACACGGTAATGGCTTCCTTTGGCAGGTTTTTAATGGGCATAGGCTCTTCTTTTTCATTTATAGGCGCTTTACTTCTTGTATCACGCTGGTTCCCTCCTCAATACTTTGCTTTACTGACCGGCCTCGTTCAATTAATGAGCTCAGTAGGAGCAATTGCTGGTCAGGTTCCTTTAGTAACGGCTATTAATCATTGGGGTTGGCGATCAACTATTATTTCTTTAGCTATCGTAGGTTGCTTATTAGCCTTGTTGGTATGGACGGTGGTGCGAGATAGTCCCGAAGCGGTTTCGAAAGGGCATAAATTTCAGTCCCCACCTAAAAAAAGTGAATTAAAACGACTCCAACAAGTCTGTAGTAATAAACAAACTTGGTTAATTGCTTTGTACTCTTTTTCTATATGGGCACCTATTACTGCATTTGCTGCCTTGTGGGGTATCCCCTTTCTAGTAGCCAGTTATGGTCTTACTACAGAATCTGCTTCTGAAGCGAGCGCAATGATTTGGTTAGGTATTGGCTTGGGTAGTCCTTTAGCGGGTTGGTTCTCTGACAAAATCAGTTCGCGATCAAAACCACTCAGCTTTTCTGCTTTATTGGGAATAATTAGTCTTACTATTGTTATATATTGCCCTCCGTTACCGTTACCTTGGCTATATCTTATTTTATTTGTCTTTGGCCTGGCCGCATCAGGACAATCATTAGCCTTTGGAGTTGTCAAAGATAATAATACTTCTTGTGTAGTCGGCACAGCTATAGGGTTTAATAATATGGCCGTTGTCGCGGGGGGAGCTCTATTTCAACCTTTGATTGGAATTTTGCTTTACGTCAATTGGGGGGGCATCATGCATAATGGCACTCCCTTTTATGGTATAGTAGATTATCAAAAAGCGCTTTTTGTATTGCCTTTATGTTACATCATTGCGTTTTTTGTAAGTCATTTTTTGCTTCGAGAAACTTATTGCAAACCACAGTATTCCAATGAAACAGCTAGTGCTATTTAA
- a CDS encoding MFS transporter, with amino-acid sequence MSKNNNNDLSSLSLAKQKPTLLAAIICILASCFYMYEFILQVSPAVMTNQLINDLGLNAITLGTMAAFYYYSYTPMQLPAGFLFDRFGPRRLLTVAVLTCAVGAFLFGATTNIATASAGRFMMGMGSAFSFIGTLVLISRWFPSRYFAFLTGLVELMSCVGAIVGETPLTIAVGHWGWRQTIIILGVIGVILALLIWLVVRDSPEVVSKGHKFQPTSKKSILQSFHQVAANSQTWFIALYSFMVWAPITAFAALWGVPFLVVAYGISTKAASTACTMIWLAIGIGCPLLGWWSDKVNLRGMPLKFAASLGIIGLIPVIYVPHLPLFWLYICLFLFGLAASGQSLAFGVVKDNNHSSVAGTAMGINNMATVAGGALFQPVIGIFLHLNWNGSYHNGAPFYSVEDYRKAFIVLPFCYLIALLIGKFLIRETHCQQQPDVQE; translated from the coding sequence ATGTCTAAAAATAACAATAACGATTTATCATCGCTTTCTTTAGCAAAGCAAAAACCAACTTTGCTCGCCGCTATTATCTGTATTCTTGCTTCCTGTTTTTATATGTATGAATTCATATTGCAAGTTTCGCCAGCAGTAATGACCAATCAGTTAATTAATGACTTAGGACTTAATGCCATTACCTTAGGAACAATGGCTGCCTTTTATTACTATTCCTATACCCCCATGCAACTCCCAGCAGGGTTTTTATTTGATCGGTTTGGTCCTCGACGCTTATTAACGGTAGCAGTTCTCACTTGTGCCGTAGGGGCTTTTTTGTTTGGCGCTACCACCAATATAGCTACCGCTTCGGCGGGCCGATTTATGATGGGAATGGGTTCAGCTTTTTCATTTATAGGAACTTTAGTACTTATCTCGCGCTGGTTCCCTTCTAGATACTTTGCTTTTTTAACAGGTTTAGTTGAGTTAATGAGCTGTGTAGGAGCTATTGTTGGCGAAACACCGTTAACTATTGCTGTAGGTCATTGGGGTTGGCGACAAACCATTATTATTTTGGGTGTAATAGGTGTTATTTTAGCCCTGTTAATTTGGCTGGTAGTTAGAGATAGTCCAGAAGTTGTTTCGAAAGGACACAAATTTCAACCTACTTCCAAAAAAAGCATACTACAAAGCTTTCATCAAGTAGCCGCTAATAGTCAAACTTGGTTTATAGCATTATATTCTTTTATGGTATGGGCACCTATCACCGCTTTCGCAGCCTTATGGGGCGTACCCTTTCTGGTTGTTGCCTATGGTATAAGCACTAAAGCTGCTTCTACTGCCTGCACTATGATTTGGTTAGCTATTGGGATAGGCTGCCCATTATTAGGTTGGTGGTCAGACAAGGTAAACTTACGTGGAATGCCTTTAAAGTTTGCTGCGAGTTTAGGTATTATTGGATTAATACCGGTTATTTATGTCCCACACCTTCCCTTATTTTGGCTTTATATTTGTTTATTCTTATTTGGTCTCGCCGCTTCAGGACAATCACTCGCATTCGGAGTAGTTAAAGATAATAATCACTCCAGTGTAGCAGGAACGGCCATGGGTATTAATAACATGGCTACAGTGGCTGGAGGAGCTTTATTTCAGCCGGTGATTGGTATATTTTTACATTTAAACTGGAATGGGAGCTATCATAATGGTGCTCCTTTTTATAGCGTCGAAGATTACCGAAAAGCCTTTATTGTATTACCTTTTTGCTATCTGATAGCCTTATTGATTGGGAAATTCCTAATACGGGAAACCCATTGCCAACAACAACCCGATGTCCAGGAGTAA
- the rlmE gene encoding 23S rRNA (uridine(2552)-2'-O)-methyltransferase RlmE, with the protein MSRSKSSPRWLKQHFSDPYVKRAQKEGLRSRSAYKLLEIQEKTKLIKPGMTIVDLGAAPGGWSQLTSGIVGSTGKVYALDILPMEALNHVEFLQGDFREESVMQQFLQRVQLKPIDLVISDMAPNFSGMRSVDQPRSIYLAELALDFAQKVLKPKGCFIVKTFQGEGFEVFLKDLRSLFAKVTIRKPSASRGSSAEVYLVAVGYHKGK; encoded by the coding sequence ATGTCCAGGAGTAAAAGCAGTCCTCGCTGGTTAAAACAGCATTTTAGCGATCCTTATGTAAAACGCGCTCAAAAAGAAGGATTGCGTTCGCGCTCTGCGTATAAGCTACTAGAGATTCAAGAAAAAACCAAACTGATTAAACCTGGCATGACCATCGTTGATCTTGGAGCTGCGCCTGGAGGATGGTCCCAACTTACCTCTGGAATAGTAGGGAGCACTGGAAAAGTCTATGCCTTAGATATTCTACCAATGGAGGCTTTGAACCATGTGGAGTTTCTCCAAGGAGACTTTCGAGAAGAATCTGTTATGCAACAATTCTTACAACGTGTACAATTAAAACCAATAGATCTTGTAATTTCTGATATGGCCCCCAACTTTAGTGGAATGCGCAGTGTTGACCAACCTAGATCCATTTATTTAGCTGAATTAGCTTTAGACTTTGCTCAGAAAGTATTAAAACCAAAAGGTTGTTTTATAGTAAAAACCTTTCAAGGAGAAGGATTTGAAGTTTTTCTAAAAGACTTAAGAAGCTTATTTGCAAAGGTTACTATTCGAAAACCTTCCGCTTCCAGAGGAAGCTCTGCAGAAGTTTATTTAGTGGCTGTAGGTTATCATAAGGGAAAATAA
- the ftsH gene encoding ATP-dependent zinc metalloprotease FtsH — MLKNLFLWLIIAVILISVFNNLEPRNNGGERLTYSEFLKDVKQGNVQSVTIQSNQVIKGQLNGDKSFTSYMPIPDQYLLPELLKNKVNVKGEPPQQESFLMRIFINWFPMLLLIGVWIFFMRQMGGAGGKGALSFGRSRARLLGEDQVKVTFADVAGAEEAKEEVSELVEFLKDPAKFQKLGGKIPRGVLLMGPPGTGKTLLARAVAGEAKVPFFTISGSDFVEMFVGVGASRVRDMFEQAKKQAPCIIFIDEIDAVGRHRGAGLGGGHDEREQTLNQLLVEMDGFEGNEGVIVMAATNRPDVLDPALLRPGRFDRQVIVGLPDIRGREQILKVHLRKVPYGKDVKPVIIARGTPGFSGADLANLVNEAALFAARENKSTVDMVDLEKAKDKVMMGSERRSMVMNEKEKKLTAYHEAGHAIVGRLVPDHDPVYKVTIIPRGKALGVTMFLPEEDRYSYTKQRLESQIASLFGGRIAEYLIFGPEQITTGASNDIQRATEIARNMITKWGLSERLGPLTYNQENEEVFLGHQIAKNTKFSDDTAQLIDEESRSIIERNYKIAETLLQDNIEKLHLMAEALIKYETIDSSQINDIMEGKPPREPKGWSNGSKKDTNSSSEEKSASQKDSTVTDSDPAADSL; from the coding sequence ATGCTGAAAAATCTTTTTTTGTGGCTAATTATTGCCGTCATACTTATCTCGGTATTTAATAATCTCGAGCCTCGTAATAACGGTGGCGAACGCTTAACTTATTCTGAATTTTTGAAAGACGTTAAGCAAGGTAATGTGCAATCTGTAACGATACAAAGCAACCAAGTTATAAAAGGACAATTAAATGGTGACAAATCTTTCACCAGTTATATGCCTATTCCCGATCAGTATTTACTCCCTGAGTTGTTGAAAAATAAAGTCAATGTAAAAGGAGAACCACCGCAACAGGAAAGTTTCTTGATGCGTATTTTTATTAATTGGTTCCCTATGCTTTTGCTCATTGGAGTATGGATATTTTTTATGCGGCAAATGGGCGGCGCCGGAGGAAAAGGCGCTTTATCTTTTGGTCGTAGTCGTGCGCGCTTATTAGGGGAAGATCAGGTTAAGGTTACTTTTGCTGATGTGGCCGGCGCTGAGGAAGCAAAAGAAGAAGTCAGTGAATTAGTTGAATTTTTGAAAGACCCAGCTAAATTCCAGAAATTAGGTGGGAAAATTCCACGCGGCGTTTTATTAATGGGCCCTCCTGGGACCGGTAAGACGCTTTTAGCTCGGGCTGTTGCAGGTGAAGCAAAAGTTCCTTTCTTCACAATCTCCGGTTCTGATTTTGTTGAGATGTTTGTCGGTGTAGGTGCATCTCGTGTAAGGGATATGTTTGAGCAAGCTAAAAAGCAAGCTCCGTGTATCATTTTTATTGATGAAATAGATGCCGTCGGTCGTCATCGTGGTGCCGGCTTAGGTGGCGGGCATGACGAACGCGAACAAACACTAAATCAATTACTGGTTGAAATGGACGGCTTTGAAGGCAATGAAGGTGTTATTGTTATGGCCGCCACTAATCGACCCGATGTTTTAGATCCTGCCTTATTGCGCCCAGGTCGTTTTGATCGACAAGTAATTGTAGGGCTACCTGACATCCGTGGTAGAGAACAAATTCTAAAAGTTCATCTTAGAAAAGTTCCTTATGGAAAAGATGTAAAACCAGTGATTATAGCTAGAGGCACGCCCGGCTTCTCCGGTGCAGATTTGGCTAATCTAGTTAATGAAGCTGCTTTATTTGCAGCACGCGAAAATAAATCTACCGTTGATATGGTTGACCTAGAAAAAGCCAAAGATAAGGTCATGATGGGAAGTGAAAGACGTTCCATGGTAATGAATGAAAAAGAGAAAAAATTAACGGCTTACCATGAAGCCGGACATGCGATTGTTGGACGCTTAGTCCCTGACCATGATCCTGTTTATAAAGTTACTATTATTCCACGTGGTAAAGCTCTGGGCGTCACTATGTTCTTGCCCGAAGAAGATCGCTATAGCTATACCAAACAACGCTTAGAGAGTCAGATTGCCAGTTTATTTGGCGGGCGTATTGCGGAATATCTCATTTTTGGGCCGGAACAAATCACTACAGGTGCATCAAACGATATACAACGCGCCACTGAAATTGCCCGGAACATGATAACTAAATGGGGTTTATCCGAACGTCTTGGTCCTTTAACTTATAATCAAGAAAATGAAGAAGTATTTTTAGGTCATCAAATAGCTAAAAATACTAAATTTTCTGACGATACCGCTCAATTAATTGATGAAGAAAGCCGTAGTATTATTGAGCGTAATTATAAAATTGCTGAAACATTATTGCAAGATAACATTGAAAAGTTACACCTCATGGCAGAAGCCCTAATAAAATATGAAACCATTGATTCCAGCCAAATTAATGACATTATGGAGGGTAAACCTCCTAGAGAACCCAAAGGCTGGAGCAATGGAAGTAAAAAAGATACAAACTCTTCTTCTGAGGAAAAATCAGCTTCACAAAAGGACTCGACAGTAACTGATAGCGATCCAGCAGCAGATAGTCTGTAA
- the glmM gene encoding phosphoglucosamine mutase, translating into MAKTRKYFGTDGIRGKVGENPITPEFVLKLGWAVGKVLANGRNKVLIGKDTRISGYMLESALEAGLSAAGVDVLLLGPIPTPAIAFLTSDLGAQAGIVISASHNPYYDNGIKFFSHDGTKLADELELQIETHLTQAIHTVDSAKLGKAIRVEDAKARYVNFCKSTIPKSFQLNGLKIVLDCANGATYHIAPSLFSELGADLTVLGTKPNGLNINKDCGSTHLEHLQKTVSSQKADLGIAFDGDGDRVLMVDNLGEIVDGDELLFILTQHGVKQGHIKGGIVGTAMSNLGLELAIKELGLDFIRTSVGDRYVNEALQSKNWQLGGESSGHIISRRLTKTGDGIIIALQILEAIQSSGLSLHIAKKAMKKFPQLLINIPAENPLVTINDPSIKKAVQEAESLLKDRGRILLRPSGTESVVRVMVEGSNFSEVQTIANKLAEIVKIASV; encoded by the coding sequence ATGGCAAAAACCCGCAAATATTTTGGGACAGATGGTATTCGCGGAAAGGTAGGTGAAAATCCTATTACACCAGAATTTGTGCTAAAACTAGGTTGGGCTGTAGGGAAAGTTCTAGCTAATGGGCGAAATAAGGTTTTAATTGGTAAGGATACGCGAATTTCTGGTTATATGCTTGAATCTGCCCTAGAAGCCGGTTTATCCGCCGCGGGGGTTGATGTCCTTCTCTTAGGCCCTATTCCAACACCTGCTATTGCTTTTTTAACTTCTGATCTAGGTGCACAAGCGGGCATCGTAATTAGCGCATCACACAACCCTTACTATGATAATGGAATTAAATTTTTTTCGCATGATGGGACTAAATTAGCCGATGAGCTGGAATTACAAATTGAAACTCACCTTACTCAAGCTATTCATACCGTTGATTCCGCTAAATTGGGAAAAGCGATACGGGTTGAAGATGCAAAAGCCCGTTATGTAAATTTTTGCAAATCGACAATCCCAAAATCCTTTCAATTAAACGGTTTAAAAATCGTTCTCGATTGTGCAAACGGTGCTACTTATCATATTGCCCCATCATTATTTTCTGAATTAGGTGCAGACTTAACTGTGTTAGGTACAAAACCAAATGGCTTAAATATTAACAAAGACTGTGGATCAACTCATTTAGAACATTTGCAAAAAACTGTTTCATCGCAAAAAGCAGATTTAGGAATTGCCTTTGATGGTGATGGTGATCGAGTATTAATGGTAGATAATTTGGGTGAAATTGTTGATGGAGATGAATTACTATTTATATTAACCCAACATGGTGTTAAACAAGGTCATATTAAAGGTGGCATTGTAGGCACTGCTATGAGTAATCTCGGTTTAGAATTAGCTATAAAAGAATTAGGCCTCGATTTTATTCGTACCTCAGTGGGCGATAGATATGTCAATGAAGCATTACAAAGCAAAAATTGGCAATTAGGTGGAGAATCTTCTGGGCATATTATTTCTCGTCGCTTAACTAAAACTGGAGATGGAATCATTATTGCATTGCAAATACTAGAAGCTATCCAATCATCGGGCCTATCATTACATATAGCCAAAAAAGCGATGAAAAAGTTTCCTCAACTATTAATCAACATCCCTGCTGAAAATCCTTTAGTCACGATCAACGACCCTAGTATAAAAAAAGCTGTGCAAGAAGCAGAATCTCTATTAAAAGATCGCGGCCGTATATTATTACGCCCCTCAGGAACGGAATCTGTCGTCCGTGTTATGGTCGAAGGTAGTAACTTTTCGGAAGTACAAACTATCGCGAATAAATTAGCTGAAATAGTTAAAATAGCTAGCGTGTAA
- the glmS gene encoding glutamine--fructose-6-phosphate transaminase (isomerizing) codes for MCGIVAGIAQRNIVPILIEGLKRLEYRGYDSAGIAILDFKQHLQRRRTVGKVEALERAIIPEALSGNIGIAHTRWATHGKPSESNAHPHISGSNIAIVHNGIIENYLPLRQELIKAGYSFESETDTEIIAHLLNQELKKNNNFLAAVQKTVVRLEGAFAIVFLYQNEPKSLIAVRKGSPLMVGLGQGENFIASDHLALLPITQQFIYLQEGDIAEVTAEKVSIYDSKGKKVHHPKHFIDLPNEVVSKGKYRHFMEKEIFEQPNAVNAALEGRLVNQLEVWDEIFGANSIQRFSKIKHVQIVACGTSYHAGLIAAQWLERWVGISCQVDVASEFRYRPHIIQPDTLFIVLSQSGETADTLEALRQAKTENYAATLTICNVPGSTMVRESDFVLLTRAGPEIGVASTKAFTTQLTVLLLLTSFLGLSHGWDENQEAACLSELRSLPKLLEQTLKLDPAIKKLARLFIDKEHALFIARGIHFPVALEGALKLKEISYIQAEAYPAGELKHGPLALVDSNMPVVVLVPSNSLLEKLKSNIQEVRARNGQLILFVQDELDPNENDSKSILLPKASDMISPIIFAVPLQLLAYHVAILKGTDVDQPRNLAKSVTVE; via the coding sequence ATGTGTGGAATAGTAGCGGGCATAGCACAACGTAATATAGTTCCTATTCTTATTGAAGGTTTGAAACGTCTTGAATATCGTGGTTACGATTCTGCGGGAATCGCCATATTGGATTTCAAGCAACATTTACAGCGCCGACGTACTGTGGGTAAAGTTGAAGCGCTAGAAAGAGCGATAATACCCGAAGCGTTATCGGGTAATATTGGTATTGCACACACACGTTGGGCAACTCATGGTAAACCTAGTGAATCTAATGCCCACCCTCATATTTCAGGATCCAATATCGCGATAGTTCATAATGGTATTATTGAAAATTATTTGCCTTTAAGACAAGAACTGATAAAAGCAGGTTATTCTTTTGAATCTGAAACCGATACTGAAATTATTGCGCATTTATTAAATCAAGAGCTGAAAAAAAACAATAATTTTTTAGCTGCTGTTCAGAAAACAGTAGTACGTTTAGAAGGTGCTTTTGCCATTGTTTTTCTCTATCAGAATGAACCAAAATCTTTAATAGCCGTTCGTAAAGGCAGTCCTTTAATGGTCGGTTTAGGTCAAGGTGAAAATTTTATTGCTTCAGATCATTTAGCATTACTGCCAATTACTCAGCAATTTATTTATTTACAAGAAGGTGATATTGCTGAAGTCACCGCTGAAAAAGTGAGTATCTATGATAGTAAAGGGAAGAAGGTTCATCATCCTAAGCATTTTATCGATTTGCCAAACGAGGTAGTGAGTAAAGGTAAGTATCGTCATTTTATGGAAAAGGAGATCTTTGAGCAGCCCAACGCAGTTAATGCTGCGCTTGAAGGCCGTCTTGTGAACCAATTAGAGGTCTGGGATGAAATTTTTGGTGCTAATTCCATACAACGTTTTTCCAAAATTAAGCACGTTCAAATAGTGGCTTGTGGTACGAGTTATCACGCAGGCTTGATTGCAGCACAATGGTTAGAACGGTGGGTAGGTATTTCTTGTCAGGTAGATGTTGCCAGTGAGTTTCGATATCGACCGCATATCATTCAGCCAGATACCTTGTTCATTGTTTTATCTCAATCTGGAGAAACCGCAGATACTTTAGAGGCATTAAGACAGGCTAAAACTGAAAACTATGCAGCCACATTAACGATTTGTAACGTTCCTGGAAGTACTATGGTACGTGAATCTGATTTTGTATTATTAACACGAGCAGGTCCTGAAATTGGTGTGGCATCGACTAAAGCGTTTACCACTCAATTAACAGTTTTATTGCTATTAACCTCGTTTTTAGGCTTGTCTCATGGCTGGGATGAAAACCAAGAAGCGGCTTGTCTATCGGAGTTAAGAAGTTTACCGAAACTTTTAGAGCAAACATTAAAATTAGATCCTGCGATAAAAAAGTTAGCTAGATTATTTATCGATAAAGAACATGCCTTATTTATTGCTAGAGGAATTCATTTTCCAGTGGCATTGGAAGGGGCACTCAAGCTTAAGGAAATTTCTTATATCCAAGCCGAAGCTTATCCGGCCGGTGAGTTAAAACATGGGCCGCTTGCTTTAGTTGATAGTAATATGCCAGTAGTCGTTTTAGTGCCATCCAATTCATTGCTAGAAAAACTTAAATCAAATATTCAGGAAGTGCGTGCACGCAATGGCCAACTTATTTTGTTTGTACAAGACGAGTTAGATCCCAATGAGAATGATAGCAAGAGCATTCTACTGCCGAAAGCAAGCGATATGATTAGTCCGATAATTTTTGCAGTTCCATTGCAACTTTTAGCCTATCATGTCGCTATTTTAAAAGGTACTGATGTTGATCAGCCACGCAATTTAGCAAAATCAGTCACTGTCGAATAG
- a CDS encoding ComF family protein yields the protein MINISILLKQINKGITHCLFPYHCILCNDKANRELDLCIECEKSLPWLKNVCFYCAAPLGFTTQSACGACLKNPLPFYKLCVLFSYTEIIKKLVTGLKFQQRLIYAHILGTLLAEKISSQYQTEKLPDIIIPVPLHKSRLYERGFNQAIELARPISKKLNISIEYKGCKRLVNTAAQSKLPANQRANNVKSAFVAHQGLAYQHIALLDDVMTTGHTLIEMSRALYDVGVKRIDVWCCARA from the coding sequence GTGATAAATATCAGTATATTACTAAAACAAATAAATAAAGGGATCACTCACTGCCTCTTTCCCTATCATTGCATTTTATGTAACGACAAAGCCAATAGAGAACTTGATTTATGTATTGAATGCGAAAAATCTTTACCTTGGTTAAAAAATGTCTGTTTTTATTGTGCCGCCCCTTTGGGTTTTACAACGCAATCGGCTTGCGGTGCTTGCCTAAAAAATCCATTACCCTTTTATAAGCTGTGCGTCCTTTTTTCTTACACAGAAATAATAAAAAAATTGGTTACTGGCCTTAAGTTCCAGCAACGATTAATTTATGCGCATATTTTAGGTACTTTGTTAGCTGAAAAAATCAGCTCTCAGTACCAAACTGAAAAACTGCCAGATATAATTATCCCAGTACCTTTACATAAAAGTAGACTGTACGAACGAGGATTTAATCAAGCAATAGAACTAGCTCGACCTATTTCAAAAAAATTAAATATATCTATTGAATATAAAGGTTGCAAAAGATTAGTGAACACTGCTGCCCAAAGTAAACTACCAGCAAATCAGCGAGCAAATAACGTGAAAAGTGCGTTTGTCGCACATCAAGGCCTTGCCTATCAACATATAGCGCTACTCGATGATGTAATGACCACTGGCCATACACTCATCGAGATGAGCCGCGCTTTATATGATGTGGGTGTAAAAAGAATAGATGTATGGTGTTGTGCCCGCGCTTAA
- a CDS encoding RNA-binding protein translates to MNKRLYVGGLSYSVDDDGLRELFTPFGTVNFVKVIRDFHSGRSKGFGFVEMSTPEEAKEAIEALHGSIHERRTITVSEANPPDSSSGGTGGGRRTGGGSGAGGGRRTGGGGRGGMGGSGGNGGGYHRGREQREEQY, encoded by the coding sequence GTGAATAAAAGATTGTATGTGGGTGGTTTAAGCTATAGCGTCGATGACGATGGACTGAGAGAGCTTTTTACCCCTTTTGGGACAGTAAACTTTGTTAAAGTTATCCGAGACTTCCATAGTGGCCGTAGCAAGGGCTTTGGTTTTGTTGAAATGTCCACACCTGAAGAAGCGAAAGAAGCTATAGAAGCTTTACATGGTAGTATCCATGAAAGACGTACCATTACCGTATCTGAAGCTAATCCACCGGATTCTAGCTCAGGTGGTACTGGTGGTGGACGTCGTACCGGTGGCGGCAGTGGCGCTGGCGGTGGTCGTCGTACTGGCGGCGGCGGGCGTGGTGGCATGGGCGGTTCTGGTGGCAATGGTGGTGGTTACCATCGTGGCCGTGAGCAACGTGAAGAGCAGTATTAA